Proteins found in one Aquibium microcysteis genomic segment:
- a CDS encoding DUF4760 domain-containing protein, with protein MSAAPGKIAATARRLAERTEAFPEVEDVDKRENNPFTDGDWRMLSYAWSGYVLRILLVLGTVFSVVQYLQAREEKRVERTLELVELWDRPEYQDAQRVLKRRLAELNARFSADLGRSATPKELAIFQERIGIEAMKAEGGAVPLEEFRESFDRIVYFLNRVSFCVDGGLCSRDVAEAYFSDFATSFWSYFAGHIRQERRRGSPNFARPLEDYVAPSAR; from the coding sequence ATGAGCGCCGCTCCGGGCAAGATCGCCGCCACGGCCAGGCGTCTGGCGGAGCGCACGGAAGCGTTCCCGGAGGTCGAGGACGTGGACAAGCGCGAGAACAACCCGTTCACGGACGGCGACTGGCGGATGCTTTCCTACGCCTGGAGCGGCTACGTGCTGCGCATCCTCCTCGTGCTCGGCACCGTCTTCTCGGTCGTCCAGTACCTGCAGGCCCGCGAGGAGAAGCGGGTCGAGCGTACGCTCGAACTGGTCGAACTCTGGGATCGCCCCGAGTATCAGGACGCGCAGCGCGTCCTCAAGCGCCGCCTCGCCGAACTGAACGCGCGCTTCTCGGCCGATCTCGGCCGGTCGGCGACCCCGAAGGAACTGGCGATCTTCCAGGAACGCATCGGCATCGAGGCGATGAAGGCCGAGGGCGGTGCGGTGCCGCTGGAGGAGTTCCGCGAATCCTTCGACCGCATCGTCTACTTCCTCAACCGCGTCTCCTTCTGCGTCGACGGCGGCCTGTGTTCGCGGGACGTCGCCGAAGCCTATTTCAGCGATTTCGCGACCTCTTTCTGGAGCTATTTCGCGGGCCACATCCGCCAGGAGCGCCGGCGCGGCTCTCCCAACTTCGCCAGGCCGCTCGAGGATTATGTCGCTCCGTCGGCGCGATAG